A part of Prolixibacteraceae bacterium genomic DNA contains:
- a CDS encoding SusC/RagA family TonB-linked outer membrane protein, whose amino-acid sequence MRKQLLIWAFLVLVTIQSAFAQTRVITGNVIASKDQQPIPGASVVVTSTTVGTVTDFDGNFSLKVPSDASNITVSFMGMKSQVVSLTEQKNYSVVLAEDNIAMDEVVITALGISRDKKALGYSVQNVGGDDLTQTKQSNVVSALSGKVSGVQVSGSSGSMGGSSRILIRGASSITGNNQPLFVVDGVPIDNSDFNGSEAARGAGGYDYGNMAQDINPEDIETMSVLKGPSAAALYGSRAANGVIMITTKKGSKGNKGIGVSVSTGVSIEKVNRLPDYQTSYGGGIGGFEEVTFNGQSYDAVSYNIDESWGPKYDPNKQVLHWDAFNQNDPSTYLKTRPWIAPEHDVEDFFDTGVTYNNSVSLSGSDDKGSFRMSISSVNTDGYMPNSNLDKYTVSFNGSRKLSDKFTVNAGVSYVNTAALGRPETGYGDNNVMVKFTQWGQRQLDMEHLKNYKNPDGTQNSWNRTSAYDGTPAYSNNPYWTRYENYTEDERNRYIGNIGLTYDVTSDLKASLKTYHDSYTFRNSQRSAIGSQETSGYSEQVRQSVENNYEFMLNYNKQLTDDLSLTAMAGGNIRKNNYYSNYATTQGGLVLPDLYTTTNSKDPSKVTDYEEHKLVYSAYGNFSLGYKNTYYFDATFRNDWSSTLPEAHRSFFYPSFTGSLVLSELNGLKDLSWFSFGKIRAGWAMVGNDTDPYSLKETFTNYQPNFDGTPRYSTPNTLPNENLKPETTYSWEIGAELKFFKNRLGVDATYYSNRTEDLITNVALSGSTGYLYKTMNAGVMSNKGIELMLTGTPVQTRDFSWDIAVNFAKNSNKLVELTDGIDNYQMARAPFNVTVNAFVGESYGAIMGRNYVYDDAGNKVIGTNGRYLKTDSPEVLGTVLPDFNMGLNNSFSYKNFTFTALIDIQQGGSYFSTSNMWGMYSGMIQESVYHNGVDIRENGIVLDGVYGRVDGNGNVVHTDAAGDVSGNAVDNETNISAQRYASDFYSGPDAQSVFDASYIKLREVTFGYTFPSRLTGPIRNLNISLYGRNLAVWGLDNPDFDPESAVTSSGNVQGIEGGALPSTANYGVNLKFSF is encoded by the coding sequence ATGAGAAAACAATTGTTAATTTGGGCCTTCTTGGTCTTGGTTACGATACAGTCTGCTTTTGCACAGACTCGTGTTATAACAGGTAATGTTATAGCAAGTAAAGATCAACAACCAATTCCAGGGGCATCTGTTGTTGTCACTTCAACGACAGTTGGTACTGTAACTGATTTTGATGGAAACTTCTCTTTAAAAGTTCCTTCTGATGCTTCTAATATCACTGTGAGTTTCATGGGAATGAAATCACAAGTCGTTTCACTAACTGAGCAAAAAAACTATAGCGTTGTTCTAGCAGAAGATAATATTGCGATGGATGAGGTTGTCATCACAGCTCTCGGTATATCAAGAGATAAAAAGGCACTAGGTTATTCCGTACAGAATGTTGGTGGTGATGATTTAACTCAAACGAAACAGAGCAATGTTGTATCTGCGCTTTCAGGTAAAGTGTCTGGAGTACAAGTCTCAGGATCTTCTGGATCAATGGGTGGTTCTAGTCGTATTTTGATACGTGGTGCTAGTTCTATCACAGGTAACAACCAACCTCTTTTCGTTGTAGATGGTGTCCCTATTGATAATTCAGACTTCAATGGTTCAGAAGCTGCACGAGGTGCTGGTGGATATGATTATGGTAATATGGCTCAGGATATTAATCCTGAAGATATTGAAACAATGTCTGTACTGAAAGGACCTTCTGCTGCTGCACTATATGGTTCACGTGCTGCTAATGGTGTGATCATGATTACTACAAAGAAAGGTTCAAAGGGAAATAAAGGTATCGGTGTAAGTGTGAGCACTGGTGTTTCTATTGAGAAAGTGAATCGTCTTCCTGATTACCAAACATCTTATGGTGGTGGTATTGGTGGTTTTGAAGAAGTAACTTTCAATGGTCAATCTTATGATGCTGTGAGTTATAATATTGATGAGAGCTGGGGACCTAAATACGATCCTAACAAACAAGTCCTTCATTGGGATGCATTCAATCAAAATGATCCATCTACATACTTAAAGACACGTCCTTGGATAGCGCCAGAGCATGATGTGGAAGATTTCTTCGATACAGGAGTGACATACAATAACTCTGTTTCTCTTTCGGGATCTGACGATAAAGGTTCATTTAGAATGTCTATATCAAGTGTGAATACCGATGGATATATGCCAAACTCTAATCTTGATAAATATACTGTTAGCTTTAATGGTTCTCGTAAATTGTCCGATAAATTTACCGTTAACGCTGGGGTGTCATATGTAAACACTGCTGCATTAGGACGTCCTGAAACGGGCTATGGTGACAATAATGTCATGGTGAAGTTTACCCAGTGGGGACAGCGCCAGTTGGATATGGAGCATTTGAAGAACTATAAGAATCCAGATGGAACTCAAAATAGTTGGAATAGAACTTCTGCATATGATGGAACACCTGCTTATTCGAACAATCCATATTGGACACGTTACGAGAATTATACGGAAGATGAAAGAAACCGTTATATCGGAAATATTGGATTGACTTATGATGTTACAAGTGATCTAAAGGCAAGTCTAAAAACTTACCATGATTCCTACACTTTCCGTAATAGTCAACGTTCTGCTATTGGTTCACAAGAGACTTCTGGTTATTCAGAGCAAGTACGTCAATCTGTGGAGAATAATTATGAATTCATGTTGAACTATAATAAGCAATTGACTGATGACCTTAGTTTAACAGCAATGGCTGGGGGAAACATACGTAAGAATAACTATTATTCTAACTATGCAACCACTCAGGGGGGACTTGTTCTGCCTGATCTATATACAACTACGAACTCAAAAGATCCTTCTAAGGTTACCGACTATGAGGAGCATAAGTTAGTTTATAGTGCTTATGGTAACTTTAGTTTAGGATATAAGAATACATACTACTTTGATGCCACATTCCGTAACGATTGGTCTTCTACTTTACCTGAAGCTCATCGTTCGTTTTTCTATCCATCATTTACAGGTAGTCTTGTTCTTTCTGAATTAAATGGACTGAAAGATTTATCTTGGTTCTCTTTTGGTAAGATACGTGCTGGATGGGCCATGGTAGGTAATGATACAGACCCTTACTCTTTGAAAGAAACTTTTACAAACTATCAGCCTAATTTTGATGGTACTCCACGTTACAGTACTCCGAATACTCTGCCTAATGAGAATCTGAAGCCAGAGACTACTTATTCATGGGAAATTGGAGCGGAACTGAAGTTCTTCAAAAACCGTTTGGGAGTCGACGCGACTTACTACTCTAATCGTACAGAGGATCTTATTACCAATGTGGCATTATCAGGATCTACAGGTTACCTGTACAAAACGATGAATGCGGGAGTCATGAGTAATAAAGGTATTGAGTTAATGTTAACTGGTACACCTGTTCAAACACGTGATTTTTCATGGGATATTGCAGTGAACTTTGCAAAGAACAGCAACAAATTAGTTGAGTTAACAGATGGAATTGATAACTACCAAATGGCTAGAGCTCCTTTCAATGTGACAGTAAATGCGTTCGTTGGAGAGTCTTATGGTGCAATAATGGGTAGAAACTATGTCTACGACGATGCAGGAAACAAAGTCATTGGAACCAATGGTCGTTATCTAAAAACTGATTCACCAGAAGTACTAGGTACTGTACTTCCTGATTTCAATATGGGACTTAACAACTCTTTCAGCTACAAAAACTTTACGTTTACTGCTTTGATTGATATTCAACAAGGTGGTAGCTACTTCTCTACTTCAAATATGTGGGGAATGTATTCAGGGATGATCCAAGAATCTGTATATCACAATGGTGTGGATATTCGAGAGAATGGAATTGTTTTAGATGGTGTATACGGAAGAGTCGATGGTAATGGAAATGTAGTACATACCGATGCTGCTGGGGATGTCTCAGGAAATGCTGTGGACAATGAGACTAATATCTCTGCTCAGCGCTATGCTTCAGACTTCTATTCTGGACCTGATGCTCAAAGTGTTTTTGATGCTTCGTATATCAAATTACGTGAAGTTACATTTGGTTATACTTTCCCAAGTCGTCTTACAGGACCAATAAGAAACCTAAATATTTCATTGTATGGACGAAATCTTGCTGTTTGGGGATTGGATAATCCTGATTTTGATCCAGAATCGGCTGTAACTTCTTCAGGAAACGTACAAGGAATTGAAGGTGGTGCATTACCTTCTACAGCAAACTATGGTGTTAACCTGAAATTTAGCTTCTAA
- a CDS encoding SusD/RagB family nutrient-binding outer membrane lipoprotein yields MIRKIKYTAFAAALFFASCTEKLTETNENPNSPVTVPTTTLLINAQYRLVDDIRDQWYSGRMALVWSQYWAQANYTEEDRYQYRENSNSSSWKVIYTDLMDLKTIADLNTDPATKDMMSAYGNNNNQIAVARILKSWTFMLLTETYGPIPYESYGNDNPSFQALKAKENILNPVYADPKDVYTDILKELREAADMIDVSEVAFTEGDRIFGGDASKWKKLANSLILRGALRIKAAVPEIANLAITAALHSGIMDSDTDNALFRGEATAANASPFYKAFAVDNRTDFTVAKPFVDLLKANVGPFASIDPRLYYFAAPFDATATASAGPAISKGDYLPKASDILGTGKYNPDNYIGMPYGLESEYASKIGATKVSLPNMPMQATFGNPFMDYAEVCFIQSELNGWNQEWYEKGVRASMIRWGVNAASIDTYMATLPAASEETVLTQKYIALYMQPYNAWAEYRRTGYPKTLVKPGDVSFVDTDGIISKDDAGKEYVFTTLVSDVTDDLPSRVKFANDEPLLNPSGYDSGVVELGGSDKMSTKLWWDVN; encoded by the coding sequence ATGATTAGAAAGATAAAATATACAGCTTTCGCAGCCGCATTGTTTTTTGCTAGCTGTACAGAGAAGTTGACAGAGACAAATGAGAATCCGAATAGTCCAGTGACTGTTCCTACTACCACCTTATTGATCAATGCTCAATATCGCTTGGTAGATGATATTAGAGATCAGTGGTATTCTGGTCGTATGGCTTTGGTTTGGTCACAATATTGGGCACAAGCTAATTATACCGAAGAAGATCGATACCAATATCGTGAAAATTCAAATTCAAGTTCGTGGAAGGTCATCTACACGGATTTGATGGATTTGAAGACTATTGCGGATCTAAATACAGATCCTGCAACTAAGGACATGATGTCGGCTTATGGGAATAATAACAACCAAATTGCCGTAGCGCGTATCCTTAAATCATGGACTTTTATGTTGCTTACTGAGACTTATGGCCCCATCCCTTATGAGTCTTACGGAAATGATAATCCTTCATTTCAAGCACTAAAAGCAAAGGAAAATATTCTAAATCCAGTGTATGCTGACCCAAAAGATGTTTACACAGATATCCTTAAAGAATTACGTGAAGCTGCTGATATGATTGACGTATCTGAAGTTGCTTTTACTGAAGGGGATCGTATTTTTGGTGGCGACGCTTCAAAGTGGAAGAAGCTAGCAAATTCTCTTATTCTTAGAGGGGCATTGCGTATTAAAGCTGCGGTTCCTGAGATTGCAAATCTTGCAATAACAGCAGCACTACATAGTGGGATTATGGACAGTGATACTGATAATGCACTATTCCGTGGCGAAGCAACAGCGGCCAATGCATCACCTTTCTATAAAGCATTTGCAGTGGATAACCGAACTGATTTTACTGTAGCTAAACCATTCGTAGATCTTCTGAAAGCAAATGTAGGTCCATTCGCCTCTATTGATCCACGTCTATACTACTTTGCTGCACCTTTTGATGCAACAGCAACAGCTTCTGCTGGACCTGCAATTTCCAAAGGCGATTATTTACCAAAAGCTTCGGATATTCTAGGGACTGGGAAATATAATCCAGATAATTATATTGGCATGCCTTATGGTTTGGAAAGTGAGTATGCTTCTAAAATTGGAGCGACTAAGGTCTCCCTTCCAAATATGCCAATGCAAGCTACTTTTGGTAACCCTTTTATGGATTATGCAGAAGTCTGTTTTATTCAGTCAGAGTTAAATGGTTGGAATCAAGAATGGTATGAGAAAGGTGTTCGTGCATCCATGATAAGATGGGGTGTGAATGCTGCAAGTATTGATACTTATATGGCAACATTGCCTGCTGCTTCTGAGGAGACTGTATTGACACAGAAGTATATAGCCCTTTATATGCAGCCATATAATGCGTGGGCTGAGTATCGTAGAACAGGATATCCTAAAACGCTAGTAAAACCTGGTGATGTATCATTTGTTGATACGGACGGAATCATAAGTAAAGATGATGCAGGTAAGGAGTATGTATTCACTACGTTGGTAAGTGATGTGACAGATGACCTTCCAAGTCGTGTTAAATTTGCTAATGATGAACCGCTATTAAACCCAAGTGGTTATGATTCAGGTGTAGTAGAACTTGGAGGTAGTGATAAGATGAGCACCAAACTTTGGTGGGATGTGAACTAG